From the genome of Clarias gariepinus isolate MV-2021 ecotype Netherlands chromosome 28, CGAR_prim_01v2, whole genome shotgun sequence, one region includes:
- the LOC128515949 gene encoding NACHT, LRR and PYD domains-containing protein 12-like isoform X1, which translates to MEMETSDLDTNKGTPSSSKCKHQVTRSDSPRPSCVSMKSDISIDNPPNFKDGHSISVYSVQQKSGDKSKKIIIRDTGPDAESDVNEFHKKFKLNLLKKYQDLNEAILNQENRTLLTEIYTELYITEGDSGDVNKEHEVRQIEAASRRTIEETPIKINEILKNSSDQDKTIRTVLTKGVAGIGKTVSVHKFILDWAEGKENQDVPLIFPLPFRQLNLMKDQKVSLMELLRVCFNQKKETERFSFEKVLFIFDGLDECRFSLDFQNTIRVCDVTESASVPVLLINLIKGNLLPSALIWITSRPAAADQIPSECVDLITQVRGFNDPQKEEYFRKRISDQSLANNIITHLKSLRSLYIMCHIPIFCWISATVLERMLGEAESGEIPKTLTQMYTHFLIIQINIKREKYSENGEEMLLKLGRLAFQQLEKHNLIFYDEDLRECGIDVREAAVYSGVCTQIFREGIELHPSKVYCFVHLSVQEHLAAVYVHLKYKREKRNVLVQTQSSDLKEITISDVHKTAIDQALQSETGHLDIFLRFLLGLSLEPNQDLLHSFVTQMKCNLESKEETVQYIKNQISRDPPTEKSINLFHCLNELGDDSLVEEIQQYLKSGKQSELTSSQWSALLFVLLTSAHELENFDLSKYTTPDNISDWVLLKMMPVIAESRKAIINCHTMKWRSWTALDSVISSNSDSKTSNLRELHLSVGTIDLSQNNLGDSGVKHLSAVLEDPHCKVEALRLFNCGVSGEGCAALASALKCNPSHLKELHLSNNILGDSGVKHLCGFLENSHCNLEIFGLCYCDISDEGCAALTSALRLNPSHLRQLDLSGNKLGDKGLKHFSDILKDPHCKLEKLRMCECAISVEGCAALALALGSNPSYLRELNLSKNPIGDSGVKHLSAVLENPHCIVEILRLFQCDLSGEGCAALASALISNPSHLKELHLSENNLGDSGVKHLSALLENPHCNLEALRLCKSGVTDEGCAALASALISNPSHLRELELVQNKIDVPGRNLLSALQKDDGYQLQDLSL; encoded by the exons TGTTCAGCAGAAATCAGGAGACAAAAGTAAAAAGATTATCATCAGAGATACAGG GCCTGATGCAGAATCTGATGTAAATGAATTccataaaaagtttaaattaaatttgctgAAAAAATATCAGGATTTAAATGAAGCAATATTAAACCAGGAAAACCGAACCCTGCTGACTGAGATTTACACAGAGCTCTACATAACAGAGGGAGACAGTGGAGATGTTAATAAagaacatgaggtgagacagatcGAGGCAGCATCAAGAAGAACAATAGAGGAAACACCAATCAAAATCAATGAGATTTTGAAAAACTCATCTGATCAAGACAAAACCATTAGAACCGTTCTGACAAAGGGAGTTGCTGGCATCGGGAAAACAGTTTCTGTGCATAAGTTCATTCtggactgggctgaagggaaaGAAAATCAGGACGTCCCACTCATATTTCCACTTCCTTTTAGACAGCTGAATTTGATGAAGGACCAGAAAGTGAGTCTGATGGAGCTCCTTCGTGTCTGTTttaatcaaaaaaaagaaacagaaagattCAGTTTCGAAAaggttttgttcatttttgatGGATTGGACGAGTGTCGTTTCTCTTTGGATTTCCAGAACACAATaagagtgtgtgatgtaactgaatCAGCATCAGTGCCTGTGCTGCTAATAAACCTGATCAAAGGAAATCTGCTCCCCTCTGCTCTCATCTGGATCACCTCCCGACCTGCAGCAGCTGATCAAATCCCCTCTGAGTGTGTCGATCTAATAACACAGGTACGAGGGTTCAATGATCCACAGAAGGAGGAGTACTTCAGAAAGAGGATCAgtgatcagagcctggccaataacatcatcacacacctgaagtCATTAAGAAGCCTTTACATCATGTGTCACATTCCAATTTTCTGCTGGATTTCAGCCActgttctagagagaatgttgggtgaagcagagagtggagagatccccaagactctgactcaaatgtacacacacttcctcatcaTTCAGATAAACATCAAAAGAGAAAAGTACTCAGAGAATGGTGAAGAAATGCTTCTCAAACTGGGACGACTGGCTTTTCAACAGCTGGAGAAACACAACCTGATCTTTTATGACgaagacctgagagagtgtggcattgatgtgagagaagcagcagtgtactcaggtgtgtgtacacagaTCTTTAGAGAGGGGATTGAGCTTCACCCGAGTAAAGTGTACTGCTTTGTTCATCTGAGCGTTCAGGAGCATCTCGCAGCTGTGTATGTGCACCTGAAGTACAAGAGGGAAAAGagaaatgttcttgtacagACTCAGTCTTCAGATCTGAAAGAAATTACAATCTCAGATGTCCATAAGACTGCTATAGATCAGGCATTACAGAGTGAGACTGGACATCTAGACATTTTCCTTCGCTTTCTTCTGGGTCTCTCACTTGAGCCCAATCAGGATCTCTTACATTCATTTGTAACACAGATGAAATGTAACTTAGAGAGCAAAGAGGAAACTGTTCAGTACATTAAAAATCAAATCAGTAGAGATCCTCCTACagagaaatccatcaatctgttccactgtctAAATGAACTGGGTGATGATTCTCTAGTGGAGGAAATCCAACAATACCTGAAATCTGGAAAACAAAGTGAACTCACTTCTTCTCAGTGGTCTGCTCTGCtgtttgtgttactgacatCAGCACATGAACTGGAGAATTTTGACCTGAGTAAATATACCACCCCAGACAACATATCAGATTGGGTTCTTTTGAAGATGATGCCTGTTATTGCAGAATCAAGAAAAGCAAT TATCAATTGTCATACAATGAAATGGAGAAGCTGGACAGCTCTTGACTCAGTGATCAGCTCAAACTCTGACAGCAAAACCTCCAATCTGAGAGAACTGCATCTGAGTGTGGGTACAATTGATCTGTCTCAGAATAATCTAGGTGACTCAGGAGTAAAGCATctctctgctgtactggagGATCCTCACTGTAAAGTAGAAGCACTGAG GTTGTTTAATTGTGGTGTCTCaggtgaaggctgtgctgctctggcTTCAGCTCTAAAATgtaacccctcacacctgaaaGAACTGCACCTGTCTAATAATATACTAGGAGATTCAGGAGTAAAACATCTCTGTGGTTTCCTGGAGAATTCACACTGTAACCTGGAGATATTTGG GTTGTGTTACTGTGAtatctcagatgaaggctgtgctgctctgacctCAGCTCTCAGAttaaacccctcacacctgagacaACTGGATCTGTCTGGAAATAAACTAGGAGACAAAGGACTGAAACATTTCTCTGATATCCTGAAGGatcctcactgtaaactggagaaaTTGAG GATGTGTGAATGTGCCATCTCAgttgaaggctgtgctgctctggcTTTAGCTCTGGGATCAAACCCTTCATACCTGAGAGAACTAAATTTGTCTAAGAATCCtataggagactcaggagtgaagcatctctctgctgtactggagaatcctcactgtaTAGTGGAGatactgag GTTGTTTCAGTGTGATCTCTCaggtgaaggctgtgctgctctggcCTCAGCTCTGATATCAAACCCCTCACATCTGAAAGAACTGCATCTGTCTGAGAATAatctaggagactcaggagtgaagcatctctctgctctactggagaatcctcactgtaaTCTGGAggcactgag GTTGTGTAAGTCTGGTGTcacagatgaaggctgtgctgctctggcTTCAGCTCTGatatcaaacccctcacacctgagagaactggagtTGGTACAGAATAAAATAGACGTCCCAGGGAGGAATCTGCTCTCTGCTCTACAGAAAGATGACGGTTACCAACTACAAGACCTGAG tctGTAG
- the LOC128515949 gene encoding NACHT, LRR and PYD domains-containing protein 12-like isoform X2, translated as METSDLDTNKGTPSSSKCKHQVTRSDSPRPSCVSMKSDISIDNPPNFKDGHSISVYSVQQKSGDKSKKIIIRDTGPDAESDVNEFHKKFKLNLLKKYQDLNEAILNQENRTLLTEIYTELYITEGDSGDVNKEHEVRQIEAASRRTIEETPIKINEILKNSSDQDKTIRTVLTKGVAGIGKTVSVHKFILDWAEGKENQDVPLIFPLPFRQLNLMKDQKVSLMELLRVCFNQKKETERFSFEKVLFIFDGLDECRFSLDFQNTIRVCDVTESASVPVLLINLIKGNLLPSALIWITSRPAAADQIPSECVDLITQVRGFNDPQKEEYFRKRISDQSLANNIITHLKSLRSLYIMCHIPIFCWISATVLERMLGEAESGEIPKTLTQMYTHFLIIQINIKREKYSENGEEMLLKLGRLAFQQLEKHNLIFYDEDLRECGIDVREAAVYSGVCTQIFREGIELHPSKVYCFVHLSVQEHLAAVYVHLKYKREKRNVLVQTQSSDLKEITISDVHKTAIDQALQSETGHLDIFLRFLLGLSLEPNQDLLHSFVTQMKCNLESKEETVQYIKNQISRDPPTEKSINLFHCLNELGDDSLVEEIQQYLKSGKQSELTSSQWSALLFVLLTSAHELENFDLSKYTTPDNISDWVLLKMMPVIAESRKAIINCHTMKWRSWTALDSVISSNSDSKTSNLRELHLSVGTIDLSQNNLGDSGVKHLSAVLEDPHCKVEALRLFNCGVSGEGCAALASALKCNPSHLKELHLSNNILGDSGVKHLCGFLENSHCNLEIFGLCYCDISDEGCAALTSALRLNPSHLRQLDLSGNKLGDKGLKHFSDILKDPHCKLEKLRMCECAISVEGCAALALALGSNPSYLRELNLSKNPIGDSGVKHLSAVLENPHCIVEILRLFQCDLSGEGCAALASALISNPSHLKELHLSENNLGDSGVKHLSALLENPHCNLEALRLCKSGVTDEGCAALASALISNPSHLRELELVQNKIDVPGRNLLSALQKDDGYQLQDLSL; from the exons TGTTCAGCAGAAATCAGGAGACAAAAGTAAAAAGATTATCATCAGAGATACAGG GCCTGATGCAGAATCTGATGTAAATGAATTccataaaaagtttaaattaaatttgctgAAAAAATATCAGGATTTAAATGAAGCAATATTAAACCAGGAAAACCGAACCCTGCTGACTGAGATTTACACAGAGCTCTACATAACAGAGGGAGACAGTGGAGATGTTAATAAagaacatgaggtgagacagatcGAGGCAGCATCAAGAAGAACAATAGAGGAAACACCAATCAAAATCAATGAGATTTTGAAAAACTCATCTGATCAAGACAAAACCATTAGAACCGTTCTGACAAAGGGAGTTGCTGGCATCGGGAAAACAGTTTCTGTGCATAAGTTCATTCtggactgggctgaagggaaaGAAAATCAGGACGTCCCACTCATATTTCCACTTCCTTTTAGACAGCTGAATTTGATGAAGGACCAGAAAGTGAGTCTGATGGAGCTCCTTCGTGTCTGTTttaatcaaaaaaaagaaacagaaagattCAGTTTCGAAAaggttttgttcatttttgatGGATTGGACGAGTGTCGTTTCTCTTTGGATTTCCAGAACACAATaagagtgtgtgatgtaactgaatCAGCATCAGTGCCTGTGCTGCTAATAAACCTGATCAAAGGAAATCTGCTCCCCTCTGCTCTCATCTGGATCACCTCCCGACCTGCAGCAGCTGATCAAATCCCCTCTGAGTGTGTCGATCTAATAACACAGGTACGAGGGTTCAATGATCCACAGAAGGAGGAGTACTTCAGAAAGAGGATCAgtgatcagagcctggccaataacatcatcacacacctgaagtCATTAAGAAGCCTTTACATCATGTGTCACATTCCAATTTTCTGCTGGATTTCAGCCActgttctagagagaatgttgggtgaagcagagagtggagagatccccaagactctgactcaaatgtacacacacttcctcatcaTTCAGATAAACATCAAAAGAGAAAAGTACTCAGAGAATGGTGAAGAAATGCTTCTCAAACTGGGACGACTGGCTTTTCAACAGCTGGAGAAACACAACCTGATCTTTTATGACgaagacctgagagagtgtggcattgatgtgagagaagcagcagtgtactcaggtgtgtgtacacagaTCTTTAGAGAGGGGATTGAGCTTCACCCGAGTAAAGTGTACTGCTTTGTTCATCTGAGCGTTCAGGAGCATCTCGCAGCTGTGTATGTGCACCTGAAGTACAAGAGGGAAAAGagaaatgttcttgtacagACTCAGTCTTCAGATCTGAAAGAAATTACAATCTCAGATGTCCATAAGACTGCTATAGATCAGGCATTACAGAGTGAGACTGGACATCTAGACATTTTCCTTCGCTTTCTTCTGGGTCTCTCACTTGAGCCCAATCAGGATCTCTTACATTCATTTGTAACACAGATGAAATGTAACTTAGAGAGCAAAGAGGAAACTGTTCAGTACATTAAAAATCAAATCAGTAGAGATCCTCCTACagagaaatccatcaatctgttccactgtctAAATGAACTGGGTGATGATTCTCTAGTGGAGGAAATCCAACAATACCTGAAATCTGGAAAACAAAGTGAACTCACTTCTTCTCAGTGGTCTGCTCTGCtgtttgtgttactgacatCAGCACATGAACTGGAGAATTTTGACCTGAGTAAATATACCACCCCAGACAACATATCAGATTGGGTTCTTTTGAAGATGATGCCTGTTATTGCAGAATCAAGAAAAGCAAT TATCAATTGTCATACAATGAAATGGAGAAGCTGGACAGCTCTTGACTCAGTGATCAGCTCAAACTCTGACAGCAAAACCTCCAATCTGAGAGAACTGCATCTGAGTGTGGGTACAATTGATCTGTCTCAGAATAATCTAGGTGACTCAGGAGTAAAGCATctctctgctgtactggagGATCCTCACTGTAAAGTAGAAGCACTGAG GTTGTTTAATTGTGGTGTCTCaggtgaaggctgtgctgctctggcTTCAGCTCTAAAATgtaacccctcacacctgaaaGAACTGCACCTGTCTAATAATATACTAGGAGATTCAGGAGTAAAACATCTCTGTGGTTTCCTGGAGAATTCACACTGTAACCTGGAGATATTTGG GTTGTGTTACTGTGAtatctcagatgaaggctgtgctgctctgacctCAGCTCTCAGAttaaacccctcacacctgagacaACTGGATCTGTCTGGAAATAAACTAGGAGACAAAGGACTGAAACATTTCTCTGATATCCTGAAGGatcctcactgtaaactggagaaaTTGAG GATGTGTGAATGTGCCATCTCAgttgaaggctgtgctgctctggcTTTAGCTCTGGGATCAAACCCTTCATACCTGAGAGAACTAAATTTGTCTAAGAATCCtataggagactcaggagtgaagcatctctctgctgtactggagaatcctcactgtaTAGTGGAGatactgag GTTGTTTCAGTGTGATCTCTCaggtgaaggctgtgctgctctggcCTCAGCTCTGATATCAAACCCCTCACATCTGAAAGAACTGCATCTGTCTGAGAATAatctaggagactcaggagtgaagcatctctctgctctactggagaatcctcactgtaaTCTGGAggcactgag GTTGTGTAAGTCTGGTGTcacagatgaaggctgtgctgctctggcTTCAGCTCTGatatcaaacccctcacacctgagagaactggagtTGGTACAGAATAAAATAGACGTCCCAGGGAGGAATCTGCTCTCTGCTCTACAGAAAGATGACGGTTACCAACTACAAGACCTGAG tctGTAG
- the LOC128515949 gene encoding NACHT, LRR and PYD domains-containing protein 12-like isoform X3, with the protein MEMETSDLDTNKGTPSSSKCKHQVTRSDSPRPSCVSMKSDISIDNPPNFKDGHSISVYRPDAESDVNEFHKKFKLNLLKKYQDLNEAILNQENRTLLTEIYTELYITEGDSGDVNKEHEVRQIEAASRRTIEETPIKINEILKNSSDQDKTIRTVLTKGVAGIGKTVSVHKFILDWAEGKENQDVPLIFPLPFRQLNLMKDQKVSLMELLRVCFNQKKETERFSFEKVLFIFDGLDECRFSLDFQNTIRVCDVTESASVPVLLINLIKGNLLPSALIWITSRPAAADQIPSECVDLITQVRGFNDPQKEEYFRKRISDQSLANNIITHLKSLRSLYIMCHIPIFCWISATVLERMLGEAESGEIPKTLTQMYTHFLIIQINIKREKYSENGEEMLLKLGRLAFQQLEKHNLIFYDEDLRECGIDVREAAVYSGVCTQIFREGIELHPSKVYCFVHLSVQEHLAAVYVHLKYKREKRNVLVQTQSSDLKEITISDVHKTAIDQALQSETGHLDIFLRFLLGLSLEPNQDLLHSFVTQMKCNLESKEETVQYIKNQISRDPPTEKSINLFHCLNELGDDSLVEEIQQYLKSGKQSELTSSQWSALLFVLLTSAHELENFDLSKYTTPDNISDWVLLKMMPVIAESRKAIINCHTMKWRSWTALDSVISSNSDSKTSNLRELHLSVGTIDLSQNNLGDSGVKHLSAVLEDPHCKVEALRLFNCGVSGEGCAALASALKCNPSHLKELHLSNNILGDSGVKHLCGFLENSHCNLEIFGLCYCDISDEGCAALTSALRLNPSHLRQLDLSGNKLGDKGLKHFSDILKDPHCKLEKLRMCECAISVEGCAALALALGSNPSYLRELNLSKNPIGDSGVKHLSAVLENPHCIVEILRLFQCDLSGEGCAALASALISNPSHLKELHLSENNLGDSGVKHLSALLENPHCNLEALRLCKSGVTDEGCAALASALISNPSHLRELELVQNKIDVPGRNLLSALQKDDGYQLQDLSL; encoded by the exons GCCTGATGCAGAATCTGATGTAAATGAATTccataaaaagtttaaattaaatttgctgAAAAAATATCAGGATTTAAATGAAGCAATATTAAACCAGGAAAACCGAACCCTGCTGACTGAGATTTACACAGAGCTCTACATAACAGAGGGAGACAGTGGAGATGTTAATAAagaacatgaggtgagacagatcGAGGCAGCATCAAGAAGAACAATAGAGGAAACACCAATCAAAATCAATGAGATTTTGAAAAACTCATCTGATCAAGACAAAACCATTAGAACCGTTCTGACAAAGGGAGTTGCTGGCATCGGGAAAACAGTTTCTGTGCATAAGTTCATTCtggactgggctgaagggaaaGAAAATCAGGACGTCCCACTCATATTTCCACTTCCTTTTAGACAGCTGAATTTGATGAAGGACCAGAAAGTGAGTCTGATGGAGCTCCTTCGTGTCTGTTttaatcaaaaaaaagaaacagaaagattCAGTTTCGAAAaggttttgttcatttttgatGGATTGGACGAGTGTCGTTTCTCTTTGGATTTCCAGAACACAATaagagtgtgtgatgtaactgaatCAGCATCAGTGCCTGTGCTGCTAATAAACCTGATCAAAGGAAATCTGCTCCCCTCTGCTCTCATCTGGATCACCTCCCGACCTGCAGCAGCTGATCAAATCCCCTCTGAGTGTGTCGATCTAATAACACAGGTACGAGGGTTCAATGATCCACAGAAGGAGGAGTACTTCAGAAAGAGGATCAgtgatcagagcctggccaataacatcatcacacacctgaagtCATTAAGAAGCCTTTACATCATGTGTCACATTCCAATTTTCTGCTGGATTTCAGCCActgttctagagagaatgttgggtgaagcagagagtggagagatccccaagactctgactcaaatgtacacacacttcctcatcaTTCAGATAAACATCAAAAGAGAAAAGTACTCAGAGAATGGTGAAGAAATGCTTCTCAAACTGGGACGACTGGCTTTTCAACAGCTGGAGAAACACAACCTGATCTTTTATGACgaagacctgagagagtgtggcattgatgtgagagaagcagcagtgtactcaggtgtgtgtacacagaTCTTTAGAGAGGGGATTGAGCTTCACCCGAGTAAAGTGTACTGCTTTGTTCATCTGAGCGTTCAGGAGCATCTCGCAGCTGTGTATGTGCACCTGAAGTACAAGAGGGAAAAGagaaatgttcttgtacagACTCAGTCTTCAGATCTGAAAGAAATTACAATCTCAGATGTCCATAAGACTGCTATAGATCAGGCATTACAGAGTGAGACTGGACATCTAGACATTTTCCTTCGCTTTCTTCTGGGTCTCTCACTTGAGCCCAATCAGGATCTCTTACATTCATTTGTAACACAGATGAAATGTAACTTAGAGAGCAAAGAGGAAACTGTTCAGTACATTAAAAATCAAATCAGTAGAGATCCTCCTACagagaaatccatcaatctgttccactgtctAAATGAACTGGGTGATGATTCTCTAGTGGAGGAAATCCAACAATACCTGAAATCTGGAAAACAAAGTGAACTCACTTCTTCTCAGTGGTCTGCTCTGCtgtttgtgttactgacatCAGCACATGAACTGGAGAATTTTGACCTGAGTAAATATACCACCCCAGACAACATATCAGATTGGGTTCTTTTGAAGATGATGCCTGTTATTGCAGAATCAAGAAAAGCAAT TATCAATTGTCATACAATGAAATGGAGAAGCTGGACAGCTCTTGACTCAGTGATCAGCTCAAACTCTGACAGCAAAACCTCCAATCTGAGAGAACTGCATCTGAGTGTGGGTACAATTGATCTGTCTCAGAATAATCTAGGTGACTCAGGAGTAAAGCATctctctgctgtactggagGATCCTCACTGTAAAGTAGAAGCACTGAG GTTGTTTAATTGTGGTGTCTCaggtgaaggctgtgctgctctggcTTCAGCTCTAAAATgtaacccctcacacctgaaaGAACTGCACCTGTCTAATAATATACTAGGAGATTCAGGAGTAAAACATCTCTGTGGTTTCCTGGAGAATTCACACTGTAACCTGGAGATATTTGG GTTGTGTTACTGTGAtatctcagatgaaggctgtgctgctctgacctCAGCTCTCAGAttaaacccctcacacctgagacaACTGGATCTGTCTGGAAATAAACTAGGAGACAAAGGACTGAAACATTTCTCTGATATCCTGAAGGatcctcactgtaaactggagaaaTTGAG GATGTGTGAATGTGCCATCTCAgttgaaggctgtgctgctctggcTTTAGCTCTGGGATCAAACCCTTCATACCTGAGAGAACTAAATTTGTCTAAGAATCCtataggagactcaggagtgaagcatctctctgctgtactggagaatcctcactgtaTAGTGGAGatactgag GTTGTTTCAGTGTGATCTCTCaggtgaaggctgtgctgctctggcCTCAGCTCTGATATCAAACCCCTCACATCTGAAAGAACTGCATCTGTCTGAGAATAatctaggagactcaggagtgaagcatctctctgctctactggagaatcctcactgtaaTCTGGAggcactgag GTTGTGTAAGTCTGGTGTcacagatgaaggctgtgctgctctggcTTCAGCTCTGatatcaaacccctcacacctgagagaactggagtTGGTACAGAATAAAATAGACGTCCCAGGGAGGAATCTGCTCTCTGCTCTACAGAAAGATGACGGTTACCAACTACAAGACCTGAG tctGTAG